Genomic DNA from Catellatospora sp. TT07R-123:
GGCGGTGCCGCTGCTGCCCAGGCCGAACAACTCGACCCGGTTGGCCTGCGCGACCGCCTCGGCGACCCGGGCCACCGCGGCCATGTCGAGCCGGGCGGCGGTCTCCTGGATGGCGCGGGCGTCGGCGCTGGCGATGACGCCGAGCACGCGGTCGAGCGAGTCGCCGGGCTCGATGTCGCGGTCGATGTCGGTCTCCCAGCGGGCCTGGGCGGCGCGTCCGCTCTCGGTGGCCAGGGCCACCCGCAGTGCGGCGTACCCGCGGAAGCCCAGCACCCGGCAGAACCGGGTCACCGTCGCGGTGGAGGTGCCGGAGCGCTCGGCCAGGTCGACGATCGACGCCTGCGCGGCCAGCGCCGGGTCCTCCAGGATCTGCTCCGCCACCCGCTGCAACGCGTCGGGCAGGTTGGGCAGCTCCATCCGCATCCGACCGATCACACCCTGCACAAGAATTCCCTTCACCGCATGCCGTTGGTGAAGAAAATTACGACCCACACCCCCCGCTGTCAACGCACCGCGACAAAAATTTTGTTTCCCCGTAACGGGTTCGGGTGTTACAAATTATCGACCGCGCCGCCGCCTCAACGCACTCGCGCTGCGGTTTCGTGCAGTTTCGGGGAAAGTGCTGCAATCCGGCTCAAGATTCCAGCACTTTCCCCGAAACTGCACGTCAGAACGGGCGTCGGGGCGCGCTCCGGGGAGGCGTCAGGGCTGGACGAAGCCGATCATCGCGGTGGCGGCGGCGGCCTGGAGGATCAGGGCGGAGGTGACGACGGCGAAGGGCCACAGGCGGGTGGTCCGCGCGCACAGCCAGGCGGCGGGCAGCTCCAGGAACACCGCGATGAAGATCCAGAGCCGGACGGTCTCGCCCCGGTTCATCCCGAGCAGGTCCAGCAGCGCGAGCACGGCCAGGCCGGACAGCGTCAGCAGCGCCATCGGGTGCACCAGCACCCGCCGCACCGAGGCCCACGCGGCCGCGGGCAGCAGCGCGCAGCTGGCGAACCCGGCACAGAGCACGAAATACCACAGATTGCGGGTGACCCACATGCCGTACGGCCGCCACCGGTCATTGAACCGGTTCGCGTCGGCCAGCACGTACTCGAAACCGGCCACGATGTCGTAGCCGAACAGCAGCCGCATCGCGACCAGGCAGGCCGCGAAGCCGGCGACGGCCAGCGCCGCCAGGCGGGCCGTGTCGGCCCAGCTCGCGTGCACGCGGTCCGACCCGCCGCGCAGCGCGAAGGCCAGCAGCGCGGCGAAGACCAGGCCCAGGATCAGCGGCGACGGCTCGAAGAAGAGGGTCAGGTAGACGGCGGCGCCCAGGCCCAGGGCGTACGCCCGGTGGCGCGTGCGCAGGAAGCGCACGTGCAGCCACAGCGCGAGCAGGATCGGCACCGGCGCGACCGCGTTGAGGATCGGGACGAAGTGCAGCCGCCCGGGCGCGAACAGGCACAGCACCAGCGCGTACAGCGCGAGGCGGCGGTCGCCGGTCAGGTCGCGCACGACCAGGTACAGCAGCAGAGCGGCCAGGTTCGACAGCACCAGCACCGCCGTGCCCATGCCCGCCGGGGTCAGCCCGAGGGCGTCGAGCAGGTAGTACAGCATCGTCTTGCCCGGCATGTTGGTGCGCGCGTGCGGCGGCAGCTGCTCGACCAGCTCGTGGTAGCCCCGGATGAACTCCCCCGCGCTCCACCGCCGCGTCGGCGAGTAGAACGAGTTGGCCCGGTCGCTGACCACGATCCCGGCCAGCGACGACGGGGCGTACCAGCGCAGCAGCAGTTGCAGCGGCACCGCCGCGACCAGCCACCCGGTCACCGCCGCGGCGTCGAGGCGGGCGGGCAGCCGCCGCGAGAGCACCAGCAGGCCGAGCACGGCCGCGATCACCGGCACGGCGGGCCAGAGCACCGCCCAGGACCCGGCGGCGCGCACGTACGGGTAGGTCCAGCCACCCAGCCGCGAGCCGGTGGGCAGCTCGCGCAGCAGCAGGGCGAGCACCGCGAGCAGTGTCGCGGCGGCACCGGCGGCAACCGACCAGGCCAGGACGCGCGGCAGCCGCTCCGGTCGCGCTTGCTCGGGGGTACGGGCCGACGCCCGCCGCCGCTCCAGCAGAGTCCCGCTCACGTTCCTCCCTCGAAGCGCATTTTGCCCGATATGCTAGCGGGCGTACTGATACACGTAGGGCCCCGACTCGCGTCGGGGCCCTACGGTTCAGGCTTCGGGGATCGGGTGACCTGCTGGGGATGGGTCGCACAGCACTGTGCGGTCATCGCGGCCGCACTGCGCTGTGCGGAAAGCTCGCTCTCAGCCGGCGTACACCGGGCGCCGTGACCGCACCGTCACGGCAGCATCCCGTGTTCGTCGCTCACGATCGAGATGACGTCCTCGACCGTGGTCCGCGCGCGCATCGCCACGTGCTCGATCGGCGCGTTACACGCGATGGCCTCCCGGATCGCGGAACGCCAGACCTTGTCGCTGTCGTCGACCCGTCCTGCGGACGCCTCGTCGACCAGGCACAGCGCCAGATCAGATGTGACGTACAAAGTGCGTCTCCTCCTCCGGGGCGCGCCGGTGCCCCGGCACGCCAGAAGACTTCCCGGCACGCCGGGTCGCCCTCACCCCACCAAGGATCCGGGTTCTAAGCCCACGAAACATCCGCCACTACGCGGAATGCATCTTCCTCAAGAAAAGTACTAACACCTCATAGCACCTATACACCCCCCAGACCACCCGCACCACCCTCGGAGTTCCCTGACAATCCCCCCGCCACCCCACGCCCCGCCCTGCGCCGCCCGCCCCGCCCCGCGCCCCGCTCACCCGCCCGTGGTCGCGAACCCCTTTTTGGCCAAGTTGCCGGGCAATCGGGCACTCGGTGGCCGGTCAAACGGCCGATTGCCCGGCAACTTGGCTGGTAGGGGGCGGGCGGCGCGGCGCGGCATGCGAGGGTTCGGTGTCCGGGTTTGCGGGTTAGGCTGCCGCCGCGGCGGTCCGCTGCCGGATCGGCCGTTTAGAGTGATTCTGAGAGGATCCGTCCTGATGTGCCACAGTGACGACAGCGCCCCGCCCGCCGCGCCCGAGGCCGGCGACGTCGCCTCGCACGGCCCGCTCGAACTGACCGCGGCCGACGGCAACACGTTCGCGGCGTACCAGGCCAGCCCCGCCACGCCCAACGGTGCGAGCATGGTCATCCTGCCCGACGTGCGCGGGCTGCACCCGTTCTACGTCCGGCTCGCCCAGCGGTTCGCCGAGGCGGGATACGAGACCGTCGCCATGGACTACTTCGGCCGCACCGCCGGGGTGTCCCAGCGCGACGAGTCCTTCCCGTTCGCCGAGCACCTGCCGCAGCTCACGCCTGACCAGGTCAAGGCCGACGCCGCCGCCGCGGTCGCCGCCGTCCGCGCCGCCAACCCCGACGGGCCCGTGTTCACCGTCGGCTTCTGCTACGGCGGCAGCAGCTCGTGGCGCCTGTCCGCGTCCGACCTCGGCCTGTCCGGCGTGATCGGCTTCTACGGCCGGCCCGAGCGCGTCTACGACGTCGTCGACCAGATGCACGTACCGCTGCTGCTGCTCGTCGCCGGTGACGACGCCGCCACCCCGCTGGCCGAGTTCGAGAAGTTCGCCGACGCGCTGGCGGACGCCGGAGCCGACTACGAGATGTACGTCTACGAGGGCGCCCCGCACTCGTTCTTCGACCGCTCGTACGACCAGTGGGCCGACGCCTGCACCGACGCCTGGCACCGCATCCTCACCTTCACCACCACCCACCCCACCCCCTAACCCCCCACCACCGCCGCCACCGCCCACCGCCGCCGCCGCCGCCGCAACCACCCCGTCGATCATGAACTTATGGCCGTGTTCGACGGTGTGTCGCCACCCTGGCACCGTGATCGACTCGCCAGAGGCGCCACCGCCCGAACCGTCCGCCACCGTCCGCCCCAAACCGGGCACGTCGAAGCTGCACTTTCGGGGAAACTGCACGAATCCCGGCCGCCAGAGCCGCAGTTTCCCCGAAACTGCACGAACGCACTACCAAGATCCAGACCCACCCCCTGGGGCGGGTGGCCCAGCGCCACACCCCATCCAGCACAGCAGACGCCACACCCGGCGGCCCGGCGCCGCACATACCGGCCAGCACGGCAGATGCCCCAGCCAGCGGCCCGGCGCCGCACACACCGACCAGCACAGCAGGCGCCCTGGCCAGTGGCCCGGCACCGCACACCGCCCAGCACGGCAGACGCCCTGGCCAGTGGCCCCGCGCCGCACACCGCCCAGCACGGCAGACGCCCCGGCCAGCGGCCCGGCACCGCACACCGCCCAGGACAGCAGACGCCCCGGCCAGTGGCCCCGCGCCGCACACCGCCCGGCGCGACAGACGCCCCGCCCGGCCGCACGGCGACGCCTCTCGCAGATCGATCACGGTGCCAGGGTGGCGACACACCGTCGAACCCGGCCATAAGTTCATGATCGACGGGTGAGGGGGTGGTGGGGGGTGGGATGAGAGCGCTCTCATTTGGAGGGACGGGGGTGGGAACGGTTGCGGCGGCGCCATTAATCCGGACGCCATCGCGGTGAAACATTGACGTATCCCACAGGCACGGTCTAGTTTGCACGCAGAGAGCGCTCTCACGGCCGATTCCGACGGCCGCCCGACCCGCCCCCTCCGGGCGCTCTCCCTGTCACGCACCGCCCCTCAGCTCGGGAGGCCATGCCATGCAACCGTCCTCGCGGACCCCGACCTCCGGCGGCGCCCCCCGCCGCAGGTCCGGCCCGCTCCACCGCACCCGCCGGCGCCTGTTCGCCGCCGGTACGGTCGCCACCCTCACCGCCGCGCTGCTCGGCTTCGCCATCGCCACCGCCGGCACCCCCGCCCAGGCGGGCACGGTCGGCGCGGGCAGCTACGCCGACTCGCTGCCCGCCGGGGCCTCGCTGCCGACGGGCTGCGGCGCCATCTCCACCAACCCGCGTCTGTGGGTCACGGCCAACGCCCCGGCCGGGCCGATCCCCACCAACGACTGGTGGTCCTCGCTCATCTTCAAGCGCACCGAATGCGCCTACAGCGAGCCGCTGCACGCCCACCCGCTGTCGTACGACACGCTCGCGGGCGGGCTCGGGTTCTCGTACAACACGACTCCGGCGATCAGCGGCACCGCGACCGGGCCGGGTGAGTTCCACTACCCGTACACGCAGGACATCCTCGTCGGCGTGGCGGGGCTGAACTCGCCGAACACCAAGGTCGACGGGTGGTCGGACTGGACGGTCACGCCGTACTGGAGTGACGGCACCCGGACCATGAAGGCGACGATCGGCCACGGCCTGCCGTTCTCGTACTTCCAGGTGACCGGCGGCAACGCGCAGATCACGACGGTGGCGACGCCGACGGTGTGGTCCAACAGCGGGGCCACGATCGGGTTCACCGTCAACGGCCGCGACTACGTGGCGTACGCGCCGACCGGGGCGACCTGGTCGGTCAGCGGCACCTCGATCTCGTCGGGCCTGAACGGGCAGGGCTTCTTCTCCGTCGCCGTGCTCCCGGCCGGTGCCGACAAGCCCGCCCTGGCCGCCACGTACGGGCAGTACGCCCACAACCACGTCACCGGCACCCGGGTGTCGTACAGCTACAACCCGGCCACGGCGACGCTGAACACGACGTACAGCTTCACCACCACGGCCCGGCAGGGCAGCGGCTCGGGCACGGTCACCGCGCTCTACCCGCACCAGTGGAACTACCTGACCGGCGCGACCCCGCTGGCGCAGACGTACACGTCGGCGCGCGGTCAGATGAAGATCCTCACCGGGGTGAGCAGCTTCACCACCTCGATGAAGTACAACGGCGTGCTGCCGGAGATCCCCGCGGTCGCCGACAGCAGCGGCGCGGACCTGACCACGCTGACGAACTACCTCAACGCGGTGGCGGCCAACCCGGCCGACTTCCGCGGCGACGACACGTACTGGACCGGCAAGGGCCTGGGCCGCGCGGCGCGCATCGCCGAGATCGCCGACCAGCTCAACCTGACCTCGGTGCGCGACACCGCGCTGTCGACGATCCGCACGCGGCTCAACGACTGGTTCACCGCGTCCGCGGGCAAGACCGCCCGGGTCTTCTACTACAACCCGTCGTGGGGCACCCTGCTCGGCTACCCGGCGTCGTACGGCTCCGACCAGGAGCTCAACGACCACCACTTCCACTACGGCTACTTCGTGGCCGCGGCGGCGACGCTGGCCAAGTTCGACCCCACCTGGGCCACCAACGCGCAGTACGGCGGCATGGTGGACCTGCTGGTCCGCGACGCCAACAACTACGACCGCAACGACACCCGGTTCCCGTACCTGCGCGACTTCGACATCTTCGCCGGGCACGACTGGGCCTCGGGCCACGGCTCGTTCGGCGCGGGCAACAACCAGGAGTCCTCGTCGGAGGGCATGAACTTCGCCAACGCCCTGATCCAGTGGGGCCAGGCCACCGGCAACACGGCGGTGCGCGACGCGGGCGTGTTCATCTACACCACCCAGGCCGCGGCGATCAGCGAGTACTGGTTCGACGTGCGCAACCAGAACTTCCCTGCCGCCTTCGCGCACAACGCGGTCGGCATGGTCTGGGGCGACGGCGGCGCCTACGCCACCTGGTTCAGCGGCGAGCCGGAGATGATCCAGGGCATCAACATGCTGCCCGTCACCGGCGGCCACTTCTACCTGGGCGACAACCCGGCGTACGTGCAGACCAACTACAACGAGCTGGTCACCAACAACGGCGGCGCGCCGACGGTCTGGCAGGACGTCATCTGGGAGTTCCTGGCCCTGGGCAACGGCCAGACGGCGCTGAACAACTTCAACGCCAACAGCGGGTTCACCAGTGAAGAGGGCGAGAGCAAGGCCCACACCTACCACTGGATCCGCAACCTGGCCGCGCTGGGCAACGTCGACAACACGGTCACGGCCAGCCACCCGCTGGCGAAGGTGTTCAGCAAGAACGGCGTACGCACGTACGTCGCGGCCAACACCGGCAGCACCGCGATCACGGTCACCTTCTCCAACGGCACCACGCTGACCGTGCCCGGCTGCAAGACGGTCACCTCGGGCGCGTTCACCTGGAGCGGCGGCAACGCCTGCGGCGGAACCAACCCGTCGCAGCCGCCGAACTCGCCCAGCCCGACGCCGTCGACCAGCCCGTCGCCGTCGCCGAGCCCGAGCCCCAGCCCCTCGCCCAGCACCTCGCCGAACCCGCCCGGCAACTTCGCCGCGATCCGCTACCCGCAGACCGGCGGCGGCCTGCCCGGCACCACCGGCGCGGCGACCACGGTGACCATCGCGGCCGCCAACGGCAACTGGGACGGCACCCCGCACAGCGCCCAGGTCTTCACCGCGACCGGCCTGACCGCGGCCTACTCCGGGGCGGCCACCCAGTACGACCTGTTCCTGGAGGCGGGTACGGGCGTCGGCAGCGGCTCCCAGGCCCGGGTGTCGTACGACTTCACCGGTGACGGCAGCTTCGACCGGGTGGAGACGTACAACTACTTCGCCACCGACCCCGTCGCCGGGTACGAGCACTACACCCAGGCGTCCGGGATCAAGACCGCCACCGGCACGTTCGCGAACCTGGCCAACGGCACGGTGAAGGTCGAGGTGTGGAACGCCATCGGCAACACGGCGACCACGCTGGGCGTCGGCAACCAGTCGAAGGTGACCCTGCCCTACACGGGCACCACCACCTCGACCAACGTCGCGCTGAACAAGCCGGTGACCGCGTCCAGCACCGAGAACGCGACCTACCCGGTGTCCAACGTGGTGGACGGCAACACCGCCACCCGCTGGTCCAGCGCGTTCGCCGACCCGCAGTGGGTCAGCGTCGACCTGGGCGGCACGTACTCGATCAGCCGGGTGAAGCTGGTGTGGGAGGCGGCCTACGGGTCGGCGTACCAGATCCAGACCTCGCCCGACGGCGCCACCTGGACCACGATCCGGACCGTGACCGGCGGCGACGGCGGCACCGACGACCTCACCGGCCTGACCGGCAGCGGCCGCTACGTGCGCGTCTACGCCACCACCCGCGCGACCGCGTGGGGTTACAGCCTCTTCGAGTTCGAGGTCTACTCGCCGTAGCCCGTCCCGGCGGTGAACGTGTGGGTGGTGCCGACATCGCGTCGGCACCACCCACACGGCGTTCACGGCCCCGACCTAGCATTGACGCTGGCCTATCCAGAGGACGGATTTCGGAGAATCGTCTCCTAGATAGGCCAGCGTCGATGCTAGGTCGGGGCGGCCGGCGAGGGTGGGCACCGCCGAGGCGTGGGCCGGGTCGCGCCTCGGGGTCAGGTGCGGGGGATGCGCAGGACGCTGCCGGAGCCGTCCGGCTCGCGCACCGCCTGCGGATACCGGCGGCGCAGCATCGGCAGGAACAGGTCCGGCGTGGTCAGCACCGGCAGGTCCGGCCCGGCGATCCGCTCGGCGGCACCCTCGGTGTAGAGCAGCACCACCTCACGGGCCACCCGCAGGCTCTGCCGCAGGAACCGCGACAGTTCCCGCTGCTCCAGGAACCGCCACAGGTCCACGCTGACCACCGCGTCGAACTCGTCGTCGGCGTACGGCGTCCACACCCCCAGCAGGTGCAGGTTGGTCTCGGACGCCTCCCGGCCGTGGTCGAGCGTCGCCGAACCCGGGCCCAGTTCCACCTCGCCGGTGCCGAACGCCTGGCATAGCACCCGCCGCCCGGCCAGATGGTCCACCCGGGGCCACGCGTCCGGCAGCCACCCCACCCGCTGCTGCTCGCAGAGCGCCAGCATCCGGCGGTAGTAGCGCAGCTTGCGCGACACCTCGGTCGGGGCGGGCAGGTCGATCAGCTCGGCGGCCAGGTCGCGGTGCCGGTCCCGGAACAGCTTCAGGTTGACCAGGTAGTCGTCCTGCAGGTTGGTCAGGTCGCGCACGGCGGGCAGGTGGAAGCCGATCGCGGCCGCGTCGTAGCAGAAGCGCTCGTCGTCGCCGCCGAGGTGGCGGTGGATGCGGTACGCCAGGTCGGTGTCCTCGAAGCCCCAGCGGGTGCCGTACGCCTCGTCGAAGCCGCCCACGTCGAGCACCACCCGCCGGGGCATGGACACGTTGTTGGTCAGCGCGAACGCCCACGGCGCCCCGGCCAGCCAGGCCCGGGGGCGCTCGTCGCGGCCCGGCACCCGGAACCGGAAGTCCTCGTGGCGGTCGCTGACGAGCCCCGCGTCGACCGGCTCCCCCGCCGCGGCGGCGGCCAGCACGCCCCAGTCGCCCTCGTACCGCTTGCCGATGAGCACGGCGGGTTCGGTGCGCTCGGTGTGGAACTCCAGGTGGCGGGCGAGCAGGCTGGGCTCGGCGAGCACGTCGCCGTCGAGGAAGCAGATCACCTCCCCGGTGGCCAGCGCGACGGCCCGGTTGCGGGCGGCGGCGCGGCCCTGGTGCGCGGGCAGGGTGTCGAAACGCAGCCGATACGGGTGTACGGCGGACAGCAGCGGCTGGTAGGGCGCCGGGTCGGAGCCGTCGTTGACGACCACCACCTCGAACCGGTCCGGGGCGAGGGTCTGCCGGTCGAGCATCCGCAGCACCAGCTCCAACGCGTAGGCGTCGCCGTAGGTGGGGATGAGCACGCTCAAGCGACCGGTCGCACTGGCGAGCATCCGGGCTCCGTTCATTGATCGATGCGGTGCAGTCGATCCGATCCTGAAGGAGTTGCGAAAACGCTTCAACGGTTTCCCGGCCCGTGGTTTGATATTCGGCTCTGTTCGCAGGTCGGTGCCGGTGTCAGCTTTCATCGACGGGCGATGATCGCGCTCTCTCGGCGGATCGGGGTTGACGGGTCGTGGCACCCTGCTGGCGTCCGTACCTGAAGATCGGAAGCGACCATGTCAGCGTTCGTCCTCCTCACCCTCCTCGTCCTGGCCGGCCTCGCCGCGCTGGTCGTCTCCTCGCTGGCCTCACGCGGCCCGTCGACGAGGGCCGCGCAGGACGGCTCCCGCTACATCCGCTGGGGCGGGGCCGCCGCCGTGGTGCTCGGCGTGCTGGGCATCTTCGGCACCATGGCGCAGGTCGTGCCCACCCGGACCGTCGCGGTCGAGACCAGCTTCGGCAAGCCGGTCGGCACCCTGCGCAACGGCTTCCACCTGGTCGCGCCGTGGGCCACGATCGAGCAGTTCGACGCCACCGTGCAGACGCTCAAACTCT
This window encodes:
- a CDS encoding glycosyltransferase family 2 protein; translation: MLASATGRLSVLIPTYGDAYALELVLRMLDRQTLAPDRFEVVVVNDGSDPAPYQPLLSAVHPYRLRFDTLPAHQGRAAARNRAVALATGEVICFLDGDVLAEPSLLARHLEFHTERTEPAVLIGKRYEGDWGVLAAAAAGEPVDAGLVSDRHEDFRFRVPGRDERPRAWLAGAPWAFALTNNVSMPRRVVLDVGGFDEAYGTRWGFEDTDLAYRIHRHLGGDDERFCYDAAAIGFHLPAVRDLTNLQDDYLVNLKLFRDRHRDLAAELIDLPAPTEVSRKLRYYRRMLALCEQQRVGWLPDAWPRVDHLAGRRVLCQAFGTGEVELGPGSATLDHGREASETNLHLLGVWTPYADDEFDAVVSVDLWRFLEQRELSRFLRQSLRVAREVVLLYTEGAAERIAGPDLPVLTTPDLFLPMLRRRYPQAVREPDGSGSVLRIPRT
- a CDS encoding dienelactone hydrolase family protein, giving the protein MCHSDDSAPPAAPEAGDVASHGPLELTAADGNTFAAYQASPATPNGASMVILPDVRGLHPFYVRLAQRFAEAGYETVAMDYFGRTAGVSQRDESFPFAEHLPQLTPDQVKADAAAAVAAVRAANPDGPVFTVGFCYGGSSSWRLSASDLGLSGVIGFYGRPERVYDVVDQMHVPLLLLVAGDDAATPLAEFEKFADALADAGADYEMYVYEGAPHSFFDRSYDQWADACTDAWHRILTFTTTHPTP
- a CDS encoding glycosyl hydrolase gives rise to the protein MQPSSRTPTSGGAPRRRSGPLHRTRRRLFAAGTVATLTAALLGFAIATAGTPAQAGTVGAGSYADSLPAGASLPTGCGAISTNPRLWVTANAPAGPIPTNDWWSSLIFKRTECAYSEPLHAHPLSYDTLAGGLGFSYNTTPAISGTATGPGEFHYPYTQDILVGVAGLNSPNTKVDGWSDWTVTPYWSDGTRTMKATIGHGLPFSYFQVTGGNAQITTVATPTVWSNSGATIGFTVNGRDYVAYAPTGATWSVSGTSISSGLNGQGFFSVAVLPAGADKPALAATYGQYAHNHVTGTRVSYSYNPATATLNTTYSFTTTARQGSGSGTVTALYPHQWNYLTGATPLAQTYTSARGQMKILTGVSSFTTSMKYNGVLPEIPAVADSSGADLTTLTNYLNAVAANPADFRGDDTYWTGKGLGRAARIAEIADQLNLTSVRDTALSTIRTRLNDWFTASAGKTARVFYYNPSWGTLLGYPASYGSDQELNDHHFHYGYFVAAAATLAKFDPTWATNAQYGGMVDLLVRDANNYDRNDTRFPYLRDFDIFAGHDWASGHGSFGAGNNQESSSEGMNFANALIQWGQATGNTAVRDAGVFIYTTQAAAISEYWFDVRNQNFPAAFAHNAVGMVWGDGGAYATWFSGEPEMIQGINMLPVTGGHFYLGDNPAYVQTNYNELVTNNGGAPTVWQDVIWEFLALGNGQTALNNFNANSGFTSEEGESKAHTYHWIRNLAALGNVDNTVTASHPLAKVFSKNGVRTYVAANTGSTAITVTFSNGTTLTVPGCKTVTSGAFTWSGGNACGGTNPSQPPNSPSPTPSTSPSPSPSPSPSPSPSTSPNPPGNFAAIRYPQTGGGLPGTTGAATTVTIAAANGNWDGTPHSAQVFTATGLTAAYSGAATQYDLFLEAGTGVGSGSQARVSYDFTGDGSFDRVETYNYFATDPVAGYEHYTQASGIKTATGTFANLANGTVKVEVWNAIGNTATTLGVGNQSKVTLPYTGTTTSTNVALNKPVTASSTENATYPVSNVVDGNTATRWSSAFADPQWVSVDLGGTYSISRVKLVWEAAYGSAYQIQTSPDGATWTTIRTVTGGDGGTDDLTGLTGSGRYVRVYATTRATAWGYSLFEFEVYSP